Proteins from a genomic interval of Sinobacterium caligoides:
- a CDS encoding MATE family efflux transporter, translating to MPSNFITRELHKLIRLGLPILIAQLAQTAMGVVDTLMSGRYHADDLAAVAIGNSLSLPLLLFIAGVMIGNTAICSHHFGANRISKIGESTRQALWAGLPVALVAIILMLNADKILLLMDAPHHIAVISQHYLYGFALGFPALIGCLGVRTMAEGMGKTRPIMIIGICSFLLNIPLNYIFIYGKFGLPEMGGAGCGLASGIVLWLQLLMFIVFSLRKEFTATTLYERFSWPDWSGIGELFRIGLPIGGAMFVEVILFAAIALILAPMGSTIVGAHQIALNCSGMVFMVPLSLANAITIRVGHTLGQGKALKARAIAYTGIGFAILLAIVSAGTVFLSRDLIATAYTHDPGIQAMAASLLFFAAIYQLPDAIQVCANGALRAYKDTRIPLLLVIISCWLIGLPVGYSLGMTNYWGEPMGAKGFWIGLATGLSCASILLAARLSLISRRSVKKYQRA from the coding sequence ATGCCCTCAAACTTCATCACCAGAGAACTACACAAACTAATTCGCCTCGGTCTACCGATCCTCATTGCGCAGCTGGCGCAGACCGCCATGGGGGTGGTCGACACTTTGATGTCCGGGCGCTATCACGCCGATGATCTCGCTGCCGTCGCCATTGGCAACTCTCTGTCACTGCCGCTACTACTGTTCATTGCCGGTGTGATGATCGGTAATACCGCCATCTGCTCACACCACTTCGGCGCCAACCGTATTAGCAAGATCGGTGAATCCACCCGCCAAGCCCTCTGGGCTGGGTTGCCCGTCGCCCTCGTCGCCATCATCTTGATGCTCAATGCCGATAAGATACTACTACTGATGGATGCACCGCATCACATCGCCGTCATCAGCCAACATTACCTATACGGCTTCGCCCTCGGCTTTCCTGCGCTGATTGGCTGTCTCGGCGTCCGTACTATGGCCGAAGGCATGGGCAAAACCCGGCCGATCATGATCATCGGCATCTGCAGCTTCCTGCTTAATATTCCGCTCAACTATATCTTTATCTACGGCAAGTTTGGCCTACCCGAGATGGGCGGTGCAGGCTGCGGGCTGGCCTCCGGCATCGTACTGTGGCTGCAGCTGCTGATGTTTATCGTCTTCAGCCTGCGCAAGGAGTTTACCGCCACCACTCTCTACGAGCGCTTTAGCTGGCCGGATTGGAGCGGCATCGGCGAACTCTTTCGCATCGGCTTGCCGATCGGTGGTGCCATGTTCGTCGAGGTCATTCTGTTTGCCGCTATCGCCCTAATCCTCGCCCCCATGGGTTCAACTATCGTCGGCGCCCACCAGATTGCTCTCAACTGTTCCGGCATGGTCTTCATGGTACCGCTGAGTCTCGCCAACGCCATCACCATTCGCGTCGGCCACACCCTCGGCCAAGGCAAGGCACTTAAGGCGCGAGCCATCGCCTACACGGGCATCGGCTTTGCCATCCTACTCGCCATCGTCTCCGCGGGTACTGTCTTCTTATCCCGCGACCTCATCGCCACGGCCTATACCCACGACCCCGGCATCCAAGCTATGGCCGCCAGCCTACTGTTCTTTGCCGCTATCTATCAGCTGCCAGATGCTATCCAGGTCTGTGCCAACGGCGCGTTACGCGCCTATAAAGACACGCGCATACCGCTACTTTTGGTGATTATCTCCTGCTGGCTGATCGGTTTACCAGTCGGTTATAGCTTGGGAATGACGAATTACTGGGGCGAGCCGATGGGCGCCAAAGGTTTCTGGATCGGACTGGCCACCGGGCTCAGCTGCGCCTCAATACTATTGGCAGCACGGCTATCACTGATCAGCCGGCGCAGCGTGAAAAAGTATCAACGTGCTTGA
- a CDS encoding HesA/MoeB/ThiF family protein, with amino-acid sequence MNDQQMLRYSRQIMLDDIDIAGQQTLMAATVLVVGAGGLGCPVAMYLASAGVGKLIIADDDQVELSNLQRQIGHGEQDLRKLKVASLEETLRDINPEVQIETIHRRLQGDSLSATVAKVDMVVDASDNFKTRFALNAACVVEQKPLISGAAIRMEGQVTAFDPRLEHSPCYRCLYSEQEHEDSSCSSNGVLAPLVGIIGSLQAFEAIKLLVGFGESLVGRLLIFDGKYLEWRELKISRDPKCPICGDFNGA; translated from the coding sequence ATCAACGACCAACAAATGCTGCGGTATAGTCGCCAGATTATGCTTGATGATATCGATATTGCCGGCCAGCAAACGTTAATGGCGGCAACGGTCTTGGTGGTTGGTGCGGGCGGTCTCGGCTGCCCGGTGGCGATGTATCTGGCATCGGCGGGGGTGGGCAAGTTGATCATCGCCGATGATGACCAAGTGGAGCTGTCTAACTTGCAGCGCCAGATAGGCCACGGCGAGCAAGATCTGCGTAAGTTGAAGGTGGCTTCGCTGGAGGAGACGCTGCGTGATATCAATCCGGAGGTGCAGATTGAGACGATTCATCGTCGGCTGCAGGGAGATAGCCTCAGCGCTACCGTAGCGAAGGTCGATATGGTGGTCGATGCCAGTGATAACTTTAAGACGCGCTTTGCCTTGAATGCCGCTTGCGTGGTGGAGCAAAAGCCGTTGATCAGTGGCGCCGCAATCCGCATGGAAGGTCAGGTGACCGCCTTTGATCCGAGGCTAGAGCATTCGCCCTGTTATCGCTGCCTGTACAGCGAGCAGGAACACGAGGATAGCAGTTGTTCGAGCAACGGCGTGTTGGCACCGCTGGTGGGGATCATTGGCTCGCTGCAGGCGTTCGAGGCGATTAAGTTGTTGGTCGGTTTCGGCGAATCGTTGGTGGGGCGCCTGCTGATCTTTGATGGCAAGTATCTCGAGTGGCGCGAGCTGAAGATCAGCCGCGACCCCAAGTGCCCAATCTGTGGTGATTTCAACGGTGCCTAG
- the prmC gene encoding peptide chain release factor N(5)-glutamine methyltransferase: MSSIACCLRRSTELEAHSDTARLDVELLLADSLGRDRTYLRTWPERQLSDSQLQQFEQAMRRRLAGEPIAHILGYRDFWTLRLAVNPSTLIPRPDTETLVEQALELFDPEQRIELLDLGTGTGAIALALASECPKWRVTAVDVADDAVALAKQNRDSHGLNQVQILHSDWFGALAERRFELIISNPPYIAYGDHHLSEGDVRFEPDSALTADRQGMADIEHIADCARAHLCPAGWLLFEHGYDQAARSRDCLRTLGYVDVASIKDLAGIERATLGRWPADALVPAINNPPIE, encoded by the coding sequence GTGTCTAGTATCGCCTGTTGCCTGCGGCGCAGTACCGAGCTCGAGGCACATAGTGACACTGCTCGGCTCGATGTCGAGCTGTTACTGGCTGACAGCCTAGGGCGCGACCGCACCTATCTGCGCACTTGGCCGGAGCGGCAGTTGAGTGATTCGCAGTTGCAGCAGTTTGAGCAAGCAATGCGGCGTCGCCTTGCCGGTGAACCGATTGCCCACATATTGGGTTATCGCGATTTTTGGACGTTGCGCCTGGCGGTGAATCCGTCGACGCTGATTCCTCGCCCGGATACAGAGACCCTCGTCGAGCAAGCGCTGGAGCTGTTTGATCCCGAGCAGCGGATCGAGCTGCTTGATCTCGGCACTGGCACCGGAGCTATCGCCCTCGCCCTCGCCAGCGAGTGCCCGAAGTGGCGAGTGACGGCGGTCGATGTGGCGGATGATGCCGTTGCCTTGGCGAAGCAAAACCGTGATAGTCACGGGCTGAATCAAGTACAGATACTGCACAGTGATTGGTTTGGTGCCCTGGCCGAGAGGCGCTTCGAGTTAATTATCAGCAACCCCCCCTATATTGCCTACGGCGACCATCACCTAAGTGAGGGCGATGTGCGTTTTGAGCCGGACAGTGCGTTGACGGCAGACCGTCAGGGTATGGCCGATATCGAGCATATTGCCGATTGCGCCCGTGCTCATCTGTGCCCGGCGGGTTGGCTGCTGTTTGAGCACGGTTACGATCAGGCGGCGCGCTCACGTGACTGCCTACGAACGTTGGGTTATGTCGATGTCGCCAGTATTAAAGACTTGGCGGGTATTGAGCGAGCGACGCTCGGGCGTTGGCCGGCTGACGCGTTGGTGCCTGCAATAAACAACCCACCTATTGAGTGA
- the prfA gene encoding peptide chain release factor 1 encodes MKSSILSKLEILVERHEEVGVLLGDPDVIADQDRFRALGREYSELQPVVECFSSYQAASEEVEEAKLMLKDSDPDMREMAQEAFKEGEVTRDALSVELQRLLLPKDPRDESNVFLEVRAGTGGDEAAIFAGDLFRMYSRYAEKCGWRLETVSERQGEHGGYKEIVTRIVGNAVYSQLKFESGAHRVQRVPETESQGRVHTSACTVAIMAEAAEVDAIEINKGDLRIDTFRASGSGGQHVNKTDSAIRLTHLPTGVVVECQDERSQHKNKAKAMSLLASRLMDAAQQEADQAVSDERKSLVGSGDRSERIRTYNYPQGRVTDHRINLTLYKLDEVMQGSLDDVIQPLINEYQADQLAALSSDD; translated from the coding sequence ATGAAGTCATCCATCCTCAGTAAGTTAGAAATATTGGTTGAGCGTCACGAGGAGGTCGGTGTGCTACTGGGTGATCCCGATGTGATCGCCGACCAGGATCGTTTTCGTGCGCTCGGCAGGGAGTACTCCGAGCTGCAGCCCGTAGTGGAGTGTTTCTCGAGTTATCAAGCGGCCAGTGAAGAGGTCGAAGAAGCCAAGCTGATGCTCAAGGACAGCGACCCCGATATGCGTGAGATGGCGCAGGAAGCGTTCAAAGAGGGTGAGGTGACGCGCGACGCTCTCAGCGTCGAATTGCAGCGACTGTTGCTGCCGAAAGATCCCCGTGACGAGAGTAACGTCTTCTTGGAAGTGCGCGCCGGCACCGGCGGTGATGAGGCGGCAATTTTTGCCGGAGACCTCTTTCGCATGTACAGCCGCTACGCCGAGAAATGCGGTTGGCGTCTAGAGACGGTGAGTGAACGTCAGGGCGAACACGGTGGCTACAAAGAAATTGTCACTCGGATCGTCGGTAATGCGGTTTATTCCCAGCTGAAATTCGAATCCGGAGCACACCGGGTACAGCGCGTTCCCGAGACCGAGTCTCAGGGACGTGTGCACACCTCAGCCTGTACTGTGGCGATCATGGCGGAAGCGGCTGAGGTCGATGCTATTGAAATCAACAAGGGCGACCTGCGTATCGATACCTTCCGGGCATCGGGTTCTGGTGGTCAGCACGTCAACAAGACCGATTCGGCCATTCGCTTGACACACCTACCTACCGGCGTGGTCGTGGAGTGTCAGGATGAGCGTTCGCAGCATAAGAATAAGGCCAAGGCGATGAGCCTGTTGGCCTCTCGCTTGATGGATGCGGCGCAACAGGAAGCGGATCAGGCGGTCTCGGACGAGCGTAAGTCGCTAGTGGGTAGCGGCGACCGTTCGGAGCGTATTCGCACCTACAATTATCCACAGGGGAGGGTGACCGACCATCGCATTAATCTAACCTTGTATAAGCTTGATGAGGTGATGCAGGGTAGTCTAGACGACGTGATCCAGCCGCTGATCAATGAATATCAGGCTGATCAGCTCGCGGCCTTGAGCAGCGACGACTAG
- the hemA gene encoding glutamyl-tRNA reductase, with protein sequence MNHNSAPLEIREKVAFTESRLEEALREGCARSGASELVILSTCNRTELFVAYDGDVDCVALGHWLARFHGLAWDDLAPYCYQHVDLEAVRHLTRVGAGLDSMVLGEPQILGQIKTAYAQAQQLNVVGSQLNQMFDSCFTVVKQIRTETAIGANPVSVAFAAVSLSKRIFSRLDRSNALLIGAGETIELVARHLRENGIANMTIANRTLSRSESLAAEVGARSVSLDAIAEELVAADIVISSTAAPIAILGKGAVEAALRRRKHKPIFMVDIAVPRDIEPQVAELSDVYLYTVDDLKEIVEENKRSRQSEAVSAEQLVEQGVLSFEQKQREYRAVDTVKALRSHADDIRQSELQRALKLLARGDQPEVVLESLARSLTNKLLHAPSANLKRASAAGRDEVIPLADELFALGEYKSLDSENT encoded by the coding sequence GTGAACCATAACTCGGCCCCTCTTGAGATCAGAGAGAAGGTTGCCTTTACGGAGTCTCGATTAGAAGAGGCTTTGCGGGAGGGTTGTGCTCGCTCGGGGGCCAGTGAGTTGGTGATACTCTCGACCTGTAACCGCACCGAATTATTTGTTGCCTATGATGGTGATGTTGACTGTGTGGCTCTAGGCCACTGGCTTGCCCGCTTTCACGGTTTGGCGTGGGACGATTTAGCCCCTTATTGCTATCAACATGTTGATCTTGAGGCGGTGCGTCATCTGACACGGGTCGGCGCAGGCCTCGATTCAATGGTGCTGGGCGAGCCACAGATACTCGGGCAGATTAAAACGGCCTATGCTCAAGCGCAGCAGCTGAATGTTGTTGGTAGTCAGCTTAATCAGATGTTCGATAGCTGTTTTACGGTGGTGAAGCAGATTAGGACAGAGACGGCAATCGGCGCCAACCCCGTGTCGGTGGCATTCGCGGCAGTGAGCCTGTCGAAGCGTATCTTTTCACGCCTCGACCGTAGTAATGCCCTGTTGATCGGTGCCGGCGAAACGATTGAATTGGTGGCACGTCACCTGCGTGAAAACGGTATCGCCAACATGACGATAGCCAACCGCACCTTGAGTCGCTCCGAGTCGCTGGCGGCTGAGGTCGGTGCGCGCTCGGTGTCGCTCGATGCCATTGCCGAAGAGCTGGTGGCGGCGGATATTGTGATCTCGTCGACCGCTGCGCCGATCGCAATTTTGGGCAAGGGCGCCGTCGAAGCGGCGCTGCGTCGGCGTAAGCACAAACCGATATTTATGGTCGATATTGCCGTTCCCCGGGACATTGAGCCGCAGGTGGCGGAGCTGAGTGATGTCTACCTCTATACTGTCGACGACCTGAAAGAGATTGTCGAAGAAAATAAGCGCAGTCGTCAGAGTGAGGCGGTGAGCGCCGAGCAACTGGTCGAGCAGGGCGTGCTGAGTTTTGAGCAGAAGCAGCGTGAGTATCGTGCTGTGGATACCGTTAAGGCACTGCGTAGCCATGCCGATGATATTCGCCAGAGCGAGTTGCAGCGGGCGTTGAAGCTGTTGGCGCGAGGCGACCAGCCCGAGGTGGTGTTGGAAAGTCTAGCGCGTTCGTTAACGAATAAGTTATTGCATGCACCGAGTGCCAACCTGAAAAGGGCGAGTGCCGCCGGTCGCGACGAGGTTATCCCCCTTGCCGATGAGTTGTTTGCTCTCGGTGAGTACAAGTCTTTAGATAGTGAGAACACATGA
- a CDS encoding tetratricopeptide repeat protein has product MNRTLYLLTALSTSLLLSACSGLTDKAEPTVSASSVEVSNDVPSRPFEADTLYALLVAEVAGARQQYDIALGNYLQQAHKTRDPQIAARAARLAQYLNAQQVALDASQLWAEIAPDSSEAHYMAAVNLSQAGQVDAAFDHMQQVETLGGTTNFPLIAATSLKLTKTQTNQLLARFQQALEQQPHSEQLLLGKAILQQQHDPEVALDTVQEVLDRSPDNLRALSIQTAVLYQLGRGEAAAAIFEQALADNPDNVRLRLQYARQLTKTDLAQARQQFTILAQQAPEDSDILYSLALIDYELKDYNSAEAHFQQLHKLQVRADDANLYLGLVQEQKKNPDAAIGFYRQVVPGQNYMQALQSIARLWNKQGKSEQFHSLMTTQRQQYPEQAVPLFLLEADLLQRQKHYAQAIELLNDALSQRPKEANLLYSRSLINEKLGRLDDMEADLRTLIAQDPENAAALNALGYVLINYTNRLSEASELIHKALKLQPNDPAILDSMGWLLLKQGKTEQSLSYLKSAYQAYPDAEVAAHFGEALWQANLRAEAKAVWLNALKRQPDDSTLLKTIKRLAPDLLKP; this is encoded by the coding sequence ATGAATCGTACGCTGTACCTGCTTACCGCTCTCTCTACCAGCCTGTTACTTTCCGCCTGTAGCGGCCTCACCGACAAGGCCGAGCCAACGGTCAGCGCCTCGAGCGTTGAGGTGAGTAACGACGTGCCAAGCCGCCCCTTCGAAGCCGACACCCTCTACGCGCTATTAGTTGCCGAGGTCGCGGGTGCCAGACAACAGTACGACATTGCCTTAGGTAACTACCTACAGCAAGCTCACAAAACCCGCGACCCACAAATTGCTGCTCGCGCCGCTCGCTTAGCGCAGTATCTCAACGCCCAACAGGTCGCCCTCGACGCGTCCCAGCTATGGGCGGAGATCGCACCCGACAGCAGCGAAGCCCACTACATGGCGGCGGTTAATCTCAGCCAGGCCGGTCAGGTCGACGCCGCCTTTGACCACATGCAACAGGTCGAGACCCTCGGCGGCACCACCAATTTCCCGCTGATCGCAGCCACCAGCCTCAAGCTCACCAAGACACAGACCAATCAATTGCTGGCGCGCTTCCAGCAAGCCCTCGAGCAGCAGCCGCACAGCGAGCAACTATTACTCGGCAAGGCCATTTTACAGCAGCAACACGACCCCGAGGTTGCCCTCGACACCGTGCAGGAAGTCCTCGACCGCAGCCCGGACAACCTACGCGCACTGAGCATCCAAACGGCAGTACTGTATCAACTAGGCCGAGGTGAAGCGGCAGCTGCCATCTTCGAACAGGCCCTGGCCGACAACCCCGATAACGTCCGACTACGACTACAATATGCTCGCCAGCTCACCAAAACTGACCTTGCACAGGCTCGGCAGCAGTTCACTATCTTGGCGCAACAGGCCCCCGAAGATAGCGATATTCTCTATTCCCTCGCATTGATTGACTACGAGCTAAAAGACTACAACAGCGCAGAGGCCCACTTCCAACAACTGCATAAGCTGCAGGTCCGTGCCGACGATGCCAACCTCTACCTAGGTTTAGTGCAAGAGCAGAAGAAGAACCCCGACGCCGCCATCGGCTTCTATCGCCAGGTTGTGCCTGGGCAGAACTACATGCAAGCACTGCAGTCGATCGCCCGGCTGTGGAACAAACAGGGAAAGAGTGAGCAATTTCATTCGCTGATGACCACGCAACGCCAACAATACCCCGAGCAAGCCGTGCCACTCTTCTTGCTCGAGGCCGACCTGTTACAGCGCCAAAAACATTATGCACAGGCGATCGAGCTATTAAACGACGCCCTCAGTCAGCGCCCCAAGGAGGCCAACCTGCTCTACAGTCGCTCCCTAATCAATGAGAAGCTGGGCAGGCTTGACGATATGGAGGCCGACCTACGCACGCTGATCGCACAAGACCCAGAGAATGCCGCCGCCTTAAACGCGCTCGGCTACGTCCTGATCAACTATACCAATCGCCTGAGTGAAGCCAGCGAACTCATCCACAAGGCGCTAAAACTGCAGCCCAACGACCCAGCCATTCTCGACAGCATGGGCTGGTTGCTGCTCAAACAGGGGAAGACCGAGCAATCACTAAGCTATCTCAAATCCGCCTATCAAGCCTACCCTGATGCCGAGGTTGCCGCTCACTTTGGCGAGGCGCTGTGGCAGGCCAACCTGCGGGCTGAGGCCAAGGCGGTCTGGCTGAACGCCCTCAAACGCCAACCCGACGACAGCACGCTGCTCAAAACCATCAAGCGCCTTGCACCCGATCTACTCAAGCCTTGA
- the lolB gene encoding lipoprotein insertase outer membrane protein LolB gives MRPLLPCLLLILLLSGCVSGPAFKPGFEQPKDPLNDWTLRGRLGIRTADNAESASLYWRQTGEAYKIKLSGPFGAGSIAIDGTPLHVELRQHGHETLQADNAEQLIYQQTGWRLPVSSMHYWVQGLASPELSVDDSRRHTGTGIDNKGAQQPLAMLRQQDWLIEYQRYSLVGDILLPSKIVITHPELRLTLIINEWQPHQAGIETQLTVSLSTP, from the coding sequence ATGAGACCACTCCTTCCCTGTTTATTACTGATTCTCCTCCTCAGCGGCTGTGTTAGCGGCCCTGCTTTTAAACCGGGCTTTGAACAACCCAAAGACCCCTTAAACGATTGGACGCTACGCGGGCGACTCGGTATCCGTACCGCCGACAACGCCGAGAGCGCCAGTCTCTATTGGCGCCAGACTGGCGAAGCATACAAGATAAAACTAAGCGGCCCCTTCGGTGCTGGCAGCATCGCCATCGACGGCACCCCCCTACACGTAGAGCTGCGCCAACACGGTCACGAAACACTGCAGGCCGACAACGCCGAACAACTGATCTACCAACAAACCGGCTGGCGACTACCCGTTTCCTCAATGCACTATTGGGTACAAGGCCTCGCCAGCCCCGAGCTCAGTGTCGACGACAGCCGTCGGCACACCGGTACAGGCATTGACAACAAGGGCGCACAGCAGCCTCTCGCCATGTTGCGCCAGCAGGACTGGTTGATCGAATATCAGCGCTACAGCTTGGTTGGCGACATCCTGCTGCCAAGTAAGATTGTTATCACCCACCCCGAGCTGCGCCTCACCCTGATCATCAATGAATGGCAGCCACACCAAGCCGGCATTGAAACCCAACTAACAGTGAGCCTATCCACACCATGA
- the ispE gene encoding 4-(cytidine 5'-diphospho)-2-C-methyl-D-erythritol kinase codes for MSLNTRQNAPAHSKTLWALSLPAPAKLNLMLHITGRRTDGYHQLQTVFQFLDYSDQLYFNQRDDNSLNLLTEFPGLAASDNLIIRAAQLLQQHTGCTLGADIAIDKRLPAGGGLGGGSSDAATTLVALNRLWQCGLNTEQLANLGLTLGADVPIFIHGFAAWAEGVGEQLQAITPVEHYFLVIHPCVHVSTGEVFSHKDLTRDSKPIKFATALVGEPRNDCQSLVSELYPEVGRALTWASQFGPTLMTGAGACIFSHFDDLSKAEDIQRQVPGNWQSFVAKGTNRSALYRALHTLNE; via the coding sequence ATGAGTCTCAACACCCGCCAGAATGCTCCCGCGCATAGCAAGACCTTATGGGCGCTGTCGCTGCCCGCCCCCGCTAAGCTCAACTTGATGCTACACATCACTGGTCGCCGTACGGATGGCTATCACCAGCTGCAGACCGTGTTCCAATTTCTCGACTACAGCGACCAGCTGTACTTCAACCAACGCGATGACAATAGCCTCAACCTACTGACCGAGTTCCCCGGCTTAGCGGCGAGCGACAATCTGATTATCCGTGCCGCCCAGCTTCTCCAGCAGCACACCGGCTGCACATTAGGGGCCGACATTGCTATCGACAAACGCCTCCCCGCCGGTGGCGGCCTCGGTGGCGGCAGCTCCGACGCCGCCACCACCTTGGTGGCTCTTAACCGCCTGTGGCAATGTGGCCTAAACACTGAGCAGCTCGCCAACCTCGGCCTTACCCTCGGCGCCGATGTCCCCATCTTCATTCATGGCTTCGCCGCCTGGGCCGAAGGTGTCGGTGAGCAGCTGCAAGCCATCACACCGGTGGAGCACTACTTCCTGGTCATCCACCCCTGCGTCCACGTCTCTACCGGCGAGGTTTTTTCCCATAAAGATTTGACACGGGATAGTAAACCCATTAAATTTGCCACCGCATTAGTGGGTGAGCCGCGCAATGACTGTCAGTCACTGGTCAGCGAACTCTATCCCGAAGTTGGTCGAGCACTCACATGGGCTAGCCAGTTTGGGCCAACACTAATGACGGGGGCCGGAGCCTGTATTTTTAGCCATTTCGACGATCTATCGAAAGCAGAGGATATACAGCGCCAAGTACCCGGCAATTGGCAGTCGTTTGTCGCCAAGGGAACCAACCGTTCCGCTTTGTACCGTGCTCTTCATACATTAAATGAATGA
- a CDS encoding ribose-phosphate pyrophosphokinase — protein MVFTGNANPDLAYKVVDKLNIPMGDASVGKFSDGEISVELNENVRGKDVFIIQSTCEPTNDNLMELIFMVDGLRRASAQRITAVVPYFGYARQDRRVRSSRVPISAKAVAEMMEKAGVDRVLTVDLHAEQIQGFFDVPVDNVYGSPVLLDDISRQNYENLVVVSPDIGGVVRARAVAKSLEVDLAIIDKRRPQANVAQVMNIIGDVDGRTCLLVDDMVDTAGTLCKAAEALKEKGATRVIAYCTHPVLSGKALDNITNSALDELVVTDTIPLSPAAKNCVKIRQLTMAPLIAEAVRRVCNEESISAMFR, from the coding sequence ATGGTATTCACAGGGAACGCCAACCCTGATCTCGCCTATAAAGTCGTCGACAAGCTCAACATCCCAATGGGCGATGCCTCCGTGGGCAAGTTCTCTGACGGTGAAATTTCCGTTGAACTCAACGAGAATGTGCGTGGTAAAGACGTCTTCATCATCCAGTCGACCTGCGAACCTACTAACGACAACCTCATGGAGCTGATCTTCATGGTCGATGGCTTGCGTCGTGCCTCGGCACAGCGTATCACCGCAGTCGTCCCCTACTTCGGCTACGCTCGCCAGGATCGTCGCGTACGCTCTTCACGCGTGCCAATCAGCGCCAAGGCTGTTGCCGAGATGATGGAAAAGGCCGGTGTCGACCGCGTACTTACTGTCGATCTGCACGCTGAACAGATTCAGGGCTTCTTCGATGTTCCGGTCGACAACGTCTACGGCTCGCCAGTACTGCTCGACGACATCTCACGCCAGAACTATGAAAACCTCGTCGTTGTCTCGCCAGACATCGGCGGTGTCGTACGTGCCCGCGCCGTTGCCAAGAGCCTCGAGGTCGACCTCGCTATCATCGATAAGCGTCGCCCACAGGCCAACGTTGCCCAGGTAATGAACATCATCGGTGACGTTGACGGACGTACCTGCTTACTCGTCGACGACATGGTCGATACCGCCGGCACGCTCTGCAAGGCCGCCGAGGCGCTGAAAGAAAAAGGTGCTACTCGTGTTATCGCCTACTGCACCCATCCAGTGCTTTCCGGTAAGGCGCTCGACAACATCACCAACTCGGCTCTAGACGAATTAGTTGTCACAGATACCATTCCTCTTTCGCCTGCGGCGAAAAACTGTGTTAAAATCCGCCAGCTCACGATGGCACCGCTCATTGCAGAGGCTGTTCGTCGTGTATGCAATGAGGAATCCATTAGCGCCATGTTCAGATAA
- a CDS encoding 50S ribosomal protein L25/general stress protein Ctc encodes MSTITINAEARTDSGKGSSRRLRRLAGLIPGVVYGAGKESQSLTLIHKDLHKQVQDESVFSSTLTLNVAGKEELVVIKDLQRHPAKDILMHVDFLRVDANAALKVNVPLHFINEEACVGVKTQGGRITHTATTVEVSCLPGLLPEFIEIDMTDVEAGSSVHLSDIKFAEGITSVALALGADHDASIATVVVSKGKDDEDEDGAAAEEAPAEA; translated from the coding sequence ATGTCTACTATCACAATTAATGCTGAAGCCCGTACTGATTCAGGGAAAGGTTCGAGCCGCCGCCTGCGTCGCCTAGCGGGCCTTATCCCCGGTGTCGTTTACGGTGCAGGTAAAGAGTCACAGTCTCTGACCCTAATCCACAAGGACCTGCACAAGCAAGTACAAGACGAGAGCGTATTCAGCTCAACTCTGACCCTAAACGTCGCTGGCAAAGAAGAGCTTGTCGTCATCAAGGACCTGCAGCGTCACCCTGCTAAAGACATCCTGATGCACGTCGACTTCCTACGTGTCGATGCCAACGCTGCCCTTAAGGTCAACGTGCCACTACACTTCATCAACGAAGAAGCTTGTGTCGGTGTTAAGACCCAAGGTGGTCGTATCACCCACACCGCCACTACCGTTGAAGTGAGCTGTCTACCAGGCCTACTGCCTGAGTTCATCGAAATCGACATGACTGACGTCGAAGCGGGCTCTAGCGTACACCTTTCAGACATTAAGTTTGCCGAAGGTATCACCAGCGTGGCACTAGCACTGGGTGCTGATCACGATGCCAGCATCGCAACTGTTGTCGTATCAAAGGGTAAGGATGACGAAGACGAAGACGGCGCAGCAGCAGAAGAAGCTCCTGCCGAAGCCTAA